Proteins encoded within one genomic window of Akkermansiaceae bacterium:
- a CDS encoding Gfo/Idh/MocA family oxidoreductase: MKRRSFLCSTLAAGVGAALAKGSAAPGRRPTVGIIGHTGRGDYGHGIDTGWLNVPETEIVAVADAHEKGLEAALKRLGVDRGFADYHEMLRTVRPELVAIGPRHIDQHHDMLMAAIRSGAKGIYMEKPFCRDLAECDAVIAALEETGAKLTISHRTGYHPAVPAIKQVMESGGIGKVLEIRMRGKEDKRGGLQDFWVLGTHLLNLSVIFAGKPTACQATILQNGLPVTKGDLTEGQEGIGPIAGDEIHVRYETESGIPVFYDGLREANVKEASFGMQIIGNNGLIDIRCSVEDYPESQPLAHLVPGCPHSPPQSPREWIPITSAGVGKPEPVSGILKLIRGHRKPITDLLAAVDEDRQPFCGARDGRLAIEMVFAAFESHRRHGARVEFPLTEKRNPLLLL, translated from the coding sequence ATGAAACGCAGATCCTTCCTTTGCTCCACACTGGCCGCAGGCGTTGGCGCCGCGCTGGCCAAAGGGAGCGCTGCGCCCGGTCGCCGCCCCACGGTCGGCATCATCGGTCACACCGGCAGGGGGGACTACGGCCATGGGATCGACACCGGCTGGCTCAATGTGCCGGAGACGGAGATCGTCGCCGTGGCGGATGCCCATGAGAAAGGTCTGGAGGCCGCGTTGAAGCGGCTGGGGGTGGACCGTGGCTTCGCCGACTACCATGAGATGCTGCGGACCGTGCGTCCGGAGCTGGTCGCCATCGGTCCGCGCCACATCGACCAGCACCATGACATGCTGATGGCCGCCATCCGCTCCGGCGCGAAAGGCATCTACATGGAGAAACCGTTCTGCCGTGACCTCGCCGAGTGCGATGCAGTGATCGCGGCGCTGGAGGAAACCGGGGCCAAGCTCACCATCTCCCACCGTACCGGCTACCACCCTGCGGTCCCGGCGATCAAGCAAGTCATGGAATCCGGTGGGATCGGCAAGGTTCTCGAAATCCGCATGCGCGGGAAAGAGGACAAGCGCGGTGGCCTGCAGGACTTCTGGGTTCTGGGCACCCACCTCCTGAACCTGTCGGTGATTTTCGCCGGCAAGCCCACGGCCTGCCAGGCCACCATCCTCCAGAATGGCCTCCCTGTCACCAAGGGCGACCTCACCGAAGGCCAGGAAGGCATCGGCCCCATCGCGGGGGATGAAATCCATGTCCGCTATGAAACGGAGAGTGGCATCCCCGTGTTTTACGACGGCCTGCGGGAGGCGAATGTGAAGGAAGCCAGCTTCGGCATGCAGATCATCGGCAACAACGGATTGATCGACATCCGCTGCTCCGTCGAGGATTACCCGGAGTCACAGCCGCTCGCCCACCTCGTTCCGGGGTGTCCGCATTCACCGCCCCAAAGTCCCCGTGAATGGATTCCCATCACCAGCGCGGGAGTGGGGAAGCCGGAGCCGGTCAGCGGCATCCTCAAGCTCATCCGTGGCCACCGGAAGCCCATCACCGATCTCCTCGCCGCCGTGGACGAGGACCGCCAGCCGTTCTGCGGCGCCCGGGATGGCCGGCTGGCCATCGAGATGGTTTTCGCCGCCTTCGAGTCCCACCGCAGGCACGGCGCCCGCGTCGAGTTCCCTCTCACCGAGAAAAGAAACCCGCTCCTGTTGCTTTGA
- a CDS encoding efflux RND transporter periplasmic adaptor subunit: protein MNRSFPNIILCTALFASALNAEEVVKVRTVKPEAAPAEQSLKATGRTAPGQEAVLYARATGTLSERKVDIGDRVKEGDVLAVISAPEIPHEIDAAKARVEQTEARKELAGLLLERGETLAGSNAFSKEDLDERRSGTRTAAADLLSARAELNRLEELRGFLIIRAPFEGTITARRVDVGDQIKGDANAGDAWLFRIARLDDLKMVLHTPPATALQLKPGAEAEISFADLPGRTFPGKVVRSSGVIEPDSGTMRVELQVPNRDFVLPAGLSGMARFTTTSSSPVLMVPSNAVFTRGGVANLAVIEGSKVKFLPVKPGRTLGAKTEILSGLVADKEVVLSPNALLQDGDAVEVTVMNQEKSSS from the coding sequence ATGAACCGGAGCTTTCCTAACATCATTCTCTGCACCGCATTGTTCGCCTCCGCCCTGAATGCGGAGGAAGTGGTGAAAGTCCGCACGGTGAAACCGGAGGCGGCTCCCGCGGAGCAGTCGCTCAAGGCGACGGGGCGTACGGCCCCCGGGCAGGAGGCGGTTCTCTATGCCCGCGCGACCGGCACCCTTTCCGAGCGGAAGGTGGACATCGGCGACCGTGTGAAGGAAGGCGACGTCCTCGCGGTCATCTCCGCGCCGGAGATCCCCCATGAGATCGATGCCGCGAAGGCCCGCGTGGAGCAAACCGAGGCCCGCAAGGAACTGGCGGGCCTGCTGCTGGAGCGGGGGGAAACCCTCGCCGGGAGCAATGCCTTTTCCAAAGAGGATCTGGATGAACGCAGATCAGGAACCAGGACCGCCGCCGCCGACCTCCTTTCCGCGCGGGCGGAGCTGAACCGGCTGGAGGAACTCAGGGGCTTTCTGATCATCCGCGCTCCTTTCGAGGGGACCATCACCGCCCGCCGAGTCGATGTGGGCGACCAGATCAAGGGAGACGCGAACGCCGGGGACGCATGGCTGTTCCGGATCGCCCGGCTGGATGACCTGAAGATGGTGCTCCACACGCCCCCGGCAACCGCGCTGCAACTCAAGCCGGGCGCGGAGGCGGAAATTTCCTTCGCCGACCTGCCCGGCAGGACATTTCCGGGAAAAGTCGTCCGGTCGAGCGGCGTCATCGAGCCGGACTCCGGGACCATGCGTGTGGAACTCCAGGTGCCGAACCGTGACTTTGTCCTGCCCGCCGGACTGTCAGGAATGGCGAGATTCACCACGACATCCTCTTCTCCGGTTCTGATGGTGCCGTCCAACGCGGTCTTCACCCGCGGAGGAGTGGCGAATCTGGCGGTCATTGAGGGGAGCAAGGTGAAATTCCTCCCGGTCAAGCCGGGCCGCACGCTCGGGGCGAAGACCGAGATCCTTTCCGGACTGGTCGCGGACAAGGAGGTTGTCCTGAGCCCTAATGCCCTGTTGCAGGACGGCGATGCGGTGGAGGTCACCGTGATGAATCAGGAGAAATCCAGCTCCTGA
- a CDS encoding Gfo/Idh/MocA family oxidoreductase, with protein sequence MSAGAVAASGFLTARGAAGTGGKSPKIRIGQLGVGHAHASERMKSLKSLPDEFEIVGVVAERTDSKEITRGGKSSKTYNGLKWMTEEELLETPGLQAVMVETANRDLVPAARRCMEKGLAICMDKPGGENLEEYGKLLDGCRERKLPFQIAYMLRSNPAIQFIHKAVREGWLGDIHEIQASMSHDYGNAEYLRYLSDFPGGTMFLLGCHHIDWITSMLGRPGNVTAFMGSTKAAAGKGNNNCLAVLEYPHTLASIHVSDSEVEGLNNRRIKISGNKGTIELSPIERFGSPLLLKLRLKEKAGGYAKGTHTVDLGIRKDRYVDQLKEFGAIVRGEIENPFSYDHDLLVQEILLSAAGYTKWGNPAPQAHQ encoded by the coding sequence ATGAGTGCCGGGGCAGTCGCCGCGTCAGGCTTTCTGACGGCGCGCGGTGCCGCAGGGACAGGCGGAAAGTCTCCGAAAATCAGGATCGGCCAGCTCGGTGTCGGCCACGCCCATGCGTCGGAGCGCATGAAGTCTTTGAAAAGCCTGCCGGATGAGTTCGAGATCGTCGGAGTGGTGGCTGAGCGGACGGACTCGAAGGAGATCACCCGCGGTGGGAAAAGCTCCAAGACCTACAACGGCCTCAAGTGGATGACGGAGGAGGAGTTGCTGGAGACTCCCGGCCTTCAGGCGGTGATGGTGGAGACGGCCAACCGGGATCTGGTTCCCGCGGCCCGGCGGTGCATGGAGAAGGGTCTCGCCATCTGCATGGACAAGCCGGGCGGGGAGAATCTGGAGGAGTATGGGAAGCTCCTCGATGGCTGCAGGGAGCGGAAGCTGCCCTTCCAGATCGCCTACATGCTGCGGAGCAATCCCGCGATCCAGTTCATCCATAAAGCCGTCCGCGAAGGCTGGCTGGGGGACATCCATGAGATCCAGGCGAGCATGAGCCATGACTACGGCAATGCGGAGTATCTCCGCTACCTGAGCGACTTCCCCGGGGGGACGATGTTCCTTCTGGGCTGTCACCACATCGACTGGATCACCTCCATGCTCGGTCGTCCCGGGAACGTGACCGCTTTCATGGGATCGACCAAGGCAGCCGCCGGAAAGGGAAACAACAACTGCCTGGCGGTGCTGGAATACCCCCACACGCTCGCCTCGATCCATGTCAGCGACTCCGAGGTGGAAGGACTGAACAACCGCCGGATCAAGATTTCCGGCAACAAAGGCACCATCGAACTGAGTCCCATCGAGCGTTTCGGTTCACCCCTCCTCCTGAAGCTCCGGCTGAAGGAGAAGGCGGGTGGTTACGCGAAGGGGACCCACACCGTGGATCTCGGGATCAGGAAAGACCGCTACGTGGACCAACTGAAGGAATTCGGGGCCATCGTGAGAGGGGAGATCGAGAACCCGTTCAGCTACGACCACGACCTGCTCGTCCAGGAGATCCTGCTTTCCGCGGCGGGATACACCAAGTGGGGGAACCCCGCCCCGCAAGCCCACCAATGA
- a CDS encoding PEP-CTERM sorting domain-containing protein, protein MNRILKPIAASFAFASMASGAITWNTPQNIANDLTQISTTGDLVYAYNFTNVNTGVTTVNTVNFTNTNTASVAGSYTFSFLSPSTTITVGTDVSLGSGAYNGLDAAYKALIGREIRTGGGTANGPSNPAGVGVANDGYYNGYRLTLNGLTDGASYQIQIWINDSRNANTAYLGFGHLDESVLVDYNTSDAAGGIGQYVIGEFVATGTSQSFEFKTAAAEVNNVALLNAFQVRQVPEPSAALLGVLGLFGLVRRRR, encoded by the coding sequence ATGAACCGTATCCTGAAACCCATCGCCGCCTCGTTCGCGTTCGCCTCCATGGCCTCCGGAGCGATTACCTGGAACACTCCCCAGAACATCGCCAATGATCTCACCCAGATCTCCACCACCGGGGATCTGGTATATGCCTACAACTTCACCAATGTGAACACCGGGGTGACGACCGTGAACACGGTCAATTTCACCAACACCAACACCGCGTCGGTGGCCGGATCCTACACCTTTTCTTTCCTGTCCCCGAGCACCACGATCACCGTCGGTACCGACGTGTCACTTGGTTCGGGAGCATACAACGGATTGGACGCTGCCTACAAGGCTCTCATCGGACGGGAGATCCGGACCGGGGGAGGGACTGCCAACGGTCCCAGCAATCCGGCGGGTGTCGGGGTGGCCAATGATGGCTACTACAACGGATATCGTCTGACATTGAATGGATTGACGGACGGAGCGAGCTACCAGATCCAGATTTGGATCAACGACAGCCGCAACGCGAACACCGCCTACCTTGGTTTCGGACATCTGGATGAAAGTGTTCTGGTGGATTACAACACGAGTGATGCGGCCGGAGGCATCGGCCAATACGTGATCGGCGAGTTCGTGGCCACCGGCACGTCGCAGTCGTTCGAATTCAAGACCGCCGCCGCGGAGGTGAACAACGTCGCTCTGCTCAATGCGTTCCAGGTCCGCCAGGTTCCGGAACCTTCCGCCGCGCTTCTCGGCGTCCTCGGGTTGTTCGGCCTCGTCCGCCGCCGCCGCTGA
- a CDS encoding cytochrome c produces MRLGWGIKSADQAALTNSVYFTPYELASFDPEKEGFGRIKVDLTPRKAKVAKEEKPSVSEGKRLYEMTGCMACHSIDGSGREGKVGPTWKGLYGKERILTDNSKVKVGDDYLRESILNPSAKVPKEFKNIEAGMPIYEGILSDAQIESLILFIKSLEK; encoded by the coding sequence ATGCGCCTCGGCTGGGGCATCAAGTCGGCGGACCAGGCCGCGCTGACCAACAGCGTGTACTTCACCCCCTATGAGCTGGCCTCCTTTGATCCGGAGAAGGAGGGGTTCGGCCGGATCAAGGTCGATCTCACCCCGCGCAAGGCGAAGGTGGCGAAGGAGGAGAAACCATCCGTCTCGGAAGGGAAGCGTCTCTACGAAATGACCGGCTGCATGGCCTGCCACAGCATCGACGGCAGCGGCCGGGAAGGAAAGGTCGGGCCAACCTGGAAGGGACTTTACGGAAAAGAGCGCATCCTGACCGACAACAGCAAGGTCAAGGTGGGGGATGATTACCTGCGTGAATCCATCCTCAACCCGAGCGCGAAGGTGCCCAAGGAATTCAAGAACATCGAAGCCGGCATGCCCATCTACGAAGGCATCCTGAGCGACGCGCAGATCGAGTCGCTGATCCTCTTCATCAAGAGCCTGGAAAAATGA